The genomic stretch TCTAATACATAAACGCCTCCTCTTAAATCTAACCCTAACCTTATGTGCTTTTGTACGGGACTTATGGAGTAATTACCTGCATTTATTCCAAAAAACGCCACATATGCAACTACTGCTGCAATAACAATTACAGAAAAAAATTTGATAAACCCTCTACTTCTCATTCAAATCCTCCTTCGTAGTTTAACTATTTTCTATTATATTACTTTTATTGTAAACGGTCAATTGCCCAAAGTTAGAAAAATGTAGTTTTGCTAATTCTACATAATGTTCATAGGAACGATGAATATTTTCAATTTCCTCTTGAGTAAGTTTCCTTATAACTTTTGCAGGATTCCCAAAAGCAAGACTACCCTCAGGAATCTTTTTACCTCCTGTTACCAATGAACCAGCTCCAATTATACAATTATCTCCTATATCTGCATCATCTAAGATAATCGCCCCCATTCCTATTAGCACATTATTTCCTATTTTGCAAGCATGGACTATCGCCCCATGTCCTATTGTACAGTAATTTCCTATATAGCAGGGATGTCCCTCTGTAATATGTACAACACAATTATCTTGTATATTAGTTCCTTCTCCAACAACTATTTTATCTATATCTCCTCTTAGCACAGCTCCATACCATATATTAGCATCTTTTTTTATTTCTACATCTCCAATAACTTCTGCTGTTTCCGCTATATACGCCTCATCATCTATTTTGGGTTTCATACCCTTATATTCCTTTATAATCATTTACCTCACCCTTTAACATTTGATATGCTTTTATGGCAATCGCATTTTCAAAACGCCTTTTTTGCATTTCACAAGCCAGCTCATAAGGTTTATTAATATCTCCATTTATGTTGTAATTATTTGCAAAGCAACCTCCACTGCAATAGAACCTTGCCCAACATTTTGTACATTCTTCTCTTTTGTAAATATCGCTTTCCATAAATTTTTGCTGTAATTCTTTATTAGTTATACCTTCTTCAAGATTTCCTAATTTAAATTCCTCAATACCCACAAATTGATGGCAAGGATAAATATCCCCATCGGGAGTCACCGCTATATACTCAAAGCCAGCACCACAGCCTTGAAGCCTTTTTTTAACGCAAGGCCCTCCTTCTAAATCTATTTTAAAATGATAAAAAGAAAAAGGCCTTCCTTCTTCGTATTTCTCTATATATTCTTCTGCTAATCTGTCATATTCATTTAAAATTCTCTCTAAATGCTCTTCCTTTAATGTATAGTCTTTATCTTCTTTTTCAACTACCGGCTCTACAGATATTTCATAAACTCCTAAATCAGCAATGTGCAACACATCATTAGCAAAATCCAAATTTTTTGCAGTAAAAGTCCCTCTAACATAGTATTCCTTTTTCCCTCTTGACTCAACAAACTTTTTTATTTTGGGAACTATTGTATCATAAGTTCCACTGCCGTCTACACGTATTCTCATGTTGTCATTTACTTCTTTTCTTCCATCCAAACTAAGTACCACATTAGAAAAATTTTCATTAAAATACTTTATTTTCTCATCATCCAGCAAAACTGCATTCGTCGTTATGGTAAATTTAATTACTTTTTTATTCTCTTTCGCCTTTTCTTTACCATATTCTACTAACTTCTTGACTACATCAAAATTTAAAAGGGGTTCACCGCCAAAAAAGTCAACTTCAATGTTTCTCCTTTTTCCAGAACTTTTTATTAAAAAATCGATTGCTTTTTTGCCCGTCTCAAAATCCATCAATTTGCGTCCACCTTTAAAATCCCCCGTAGAGGCAAAACAGTACTTACACCTTAGATTGCAATCATGGGCCACATTTAAACACATTGCTTTTATAACAGAATCGCTTCTCGACACTGCAATATCTTTATAAATATCTTCTGAAAATAATAAACCTTTTTCTTTTAATTCATCAATTTCTGCAATAGCTTCTAGTATATCTTTTTTTTCATATTTATGTTGAAGTAAATTTACAATTTCTTCTTTTGAATGATTTTCATAAAAGTCCAAAATATCATAAATAATATCGTCTACCACATGGATAGAGCCACTTACCGGATCTACTACAATATTCATTCCCAGTCTTTTAAATTTATGCATTAGCTCTGACATTTTTTAACCTCCATTGCAAGTTTAAATG from Thermoanaerobacter uzonensis DSM 18761 encodes the following:
- a CDS encoding gamma carbonic anhydrase family protein — its product is MIIKEYKGMKPKIDDEAYIAETAEVIGDVEIKKDANIWYGAVLRGDIDKIVVGEGTNIQDNCVVHITEGHPCYIGNYCTIGHGAIVHACKIGNNVLIGMGAIILDDADIGDNCIIGAGSLVTGGKKIPEGSLAFGNPAKVIRKLTQEEIENIHRSYEHYVELAKLHFSNFGQLTVYNKSNIIENS
- the scfB gene encoding thioether cross-link-forming SCIFF peptide maturase → MSELMHKFKRLGMNIVVDPVSGSIHVVDDIIYDILDFYENHSKEEIVNLLQHKYEKKDILEAIAEIDELKEKGLLFSEDIYKDIAVSRSDSVIKAMCLNVAHDCNLRCKYCFASTGDFKGGRKLMDFETGKKAIDFLIKSSGKRRNIEVDFFGGEPLLNFDVVKKLVEYGKEKAKENKKVIKFTITTNAVLLDDEKIKYFNENFSNVVLSLDGRKEVNDNMRIRVDGSGTYDTIVPKIKKFVESRGKKEYYVRGTFTAKNLDFANDVLHIADLGVYEISVEPVVEKEDKDYTLKEEHLERILNEYDRLAEEYIEKYEEGRPFSFYHFKIDLEGGPCVKKRLQGCGAGFEYIAVTPDGDIYPCHQFVGIEEFKLGNLEEGITNKELQQKFMESDIYKREECTKCWARFYCSGGCFANNYNINGDINKPYELACEMQKRRFENAIAIKAYQMLKGEVNDYKGI